A part of Salmo salar chromosome ssa18, Ssal_v3.1, whole genome shotgun sequence genomic DNA contains:
- the polr1b gene encoding DNA-directed RNA polymerase I subunit RPA2 yields the protein MDFANKWSSLLTSPSLKHLTEAGFGIPKEKQHAAVQDLTKAHIESFDQAVSDGLCRAVQSIRPLEFMFKNDRISLAFVEATIFKPVVGKGSICRDLRVFPAECRGRRCSYRGKLVADVSWSVNGVPKGIIKQSLGQLPIMVKSRLCNLHGLPPKELIEHHEEAEEMGGYFIVNGNEKVIRMLIMPRRNYPIAMSRPKWKNRGQGYTQYGISMHCVKEEHTAINMNLHYLDNGTVMLNFIYQKELFFLPLGFALKALVDFTDFQIYQELIKGREANSFYKSCVSEMLRLVMEEGCITRGKVLNYLGERFRVKMNLPEWYTHEQCANYLLDQCICIHLKSDVEKFYLLCLMTRKLFTFAKQECMEENPDSLMCQEVLTPGRLYLMFLKEKMAAWMVSVKLAMDKRAHRLTGGVSSDNLVKMFNMGSDVTHPFEYLLATGNLTSKTGLGMLQNTGLCVVADKLNFIRYLSHFRCVHRGAAFAKMRTTSVRRLLPESWGFLCPVHTPDGEPCGLMNHMTAHCEIIAPALPTTTLPALLCSLGVTPVDGSPGKAYTDCYPVLLDGAMVGWVETELAPFLADSLRRFKVLKEKKIPPWTEIVLVPQTSKASMYPGLYLFTTPCRMVRPVRNLALGQQELIGTFEQLYINVGISEDEIEPGVTTHQELFLHSMLSVVANFIPYSDHNQSPRNMYQCQMGKQTMGFPLHSFQDRSDNKLYRLQTPQSPLVRPVMYDHYNMDNYPIGTNAIVAVISYTGYDMEDAMILNKSSWERGFGHGCVYKTELVDLAEKMKGEDNLVFGVKPGDPKVMDKLDTDGLPYIGAVLQHGDPFYSYINLNTGQSFVNFYKSQESCVVDNIKVCSNDVGSGRFKRVCITVRVPRNPTIGDKFASRHGQKGILSRLWPAEDMPFTESGMTPDILFNPHGFPSRMTIGMLIESMAGKSGALHGLCHDATPFTFSEENSALEHFGDMLRAAGYNHYGTERLYSGLSGLELEADIFIGVVYYQRLRHMVSDKFQVRTTGARDKVTNQPVGGRNIQGGIRFGEMERDALLAHGTSFLLHDRLFNCSDRSVAQVCVDCGSLLSPLLEKPPPYWSATRHRKTVCLLCGKSDSIDTVSVPYVFRYFVAELAAMNIKIKLDVK from the exons ATGGATTTTGCGAATAAGTGGAGTAGTTTACTGACAAGTCCAAGCCTTAAACATTTAACAGAAGCAGGCTTCGGCATACCGAAGGAAAAACAACATGCCGCTGTTCAGGACCTAACGAAGGCTCATATTGAGTCGTTTGACCAAGCAGTTTCAGATGGACTGTGTCGTGCTGTACAG TCCATCCGTCCCTTGGAGTTTATGTTTAAAAATGACCGGATCAGCCTGGCATTTGTGGAGGCCACCATCTTTAAACCAGTGGTGGGCAAAGGAAGCATCTGCCGGGACCTGAGGGTGTTCCCAGCAGAGTGCAGAGGGAGACGCTGCTCCTACCGGGGAAAGCTTGTG GCAGATGTCAGCTGGTCCGTGAATGGGGTTCCCAAAGGCATCATCAAGCAGTCTCTGGGCCAGTTGCCCATCATGGTGAAGTCTAGGCTGTGTAACCTGCATGGGCTCCCTCCCAAAGAGCTCATTGAGCACCATGAGGAGGCTGAG GAAATGGGTGGTTATTTTATTGTGAATGGGAACGAGAAGGTTATTCGCATGCTGATCATGCCAAGGAGGAACTACCCTATCGCTATGTCAAGGCCGAAGTGGAAGAACAGAGGCCAGGGATACACTCAGTATG GTATCTCAATGCACTGTGTGAAGGAGGAGCACACCGCTATCAATATGAACCTGCATTACCTGGACAACGGGACTGTGATGCTCAACTTCATATACCAGAAAGAGCTCTTCTTCCTCCCCCTGGGCTTTGCACTAAAG GCTCTAGTGGACTTCACAGACTTCCAGATTTACCAGGAGCTGATCAAAGGTCGTGAGGCGAACTCCTTCTACAAGAGCTGTGTGTCTGAGATGCTGCGACTCGTCATGGAGGAGGGCTGCATCACCCGCGGCAAGGTGCTCAACTACCTGGGCGAGCGCTTCCGGGTCAAGATGAACCTGCCAGAGTGGTACACCCACGAACAGTGTGCCAACTACCTGCTAga CCAGTGCATCTGTATCCACCTGAAGTCGGATGTGGAGAAGTTCTACCTGCTGTGTCTGATGACGCGGAAGCTGTTCACGTTTGCCAAGCAGGAGTGTATGGAGGAGAACCCGGACAGTCTGATGTGTCAGGAGGTGCTCACGCCAGGACGGCTTTACCTAATGTTTCTCAAG GAGAAGATGGCTGCCTGGATGGTGTCTGTGAAACTGGCTATGGACAAGAGGGCCCATAGGCTGACTGGTGGGGTGAGCTCTGATAATCTGGTGAAGATGTTCAACATGGGCTCTGATGTTACCCATCCCTTTGAGTATCTGCTAGCCACTGGGAATCTCACTTCAAAGACGG GTCTGGGCATGCTCCAGAACACGGGACTGTGTGTGGTGGCCGACAAGCTCAACTTCATCCGCTACCTGTCCCACTTCCGCTGCGTGCACAGAGGGGCAGCCTTTGCCAAGATGAGGACCACCTCCGTACGTCGTCTGCTGCCCGAGTCCTGGGGCTTCCTGTGCCCCGTGCACACCCCCGACGGAGAGCCCTGCGGCCTCATGAACCACATGACGGCCCACTGTGAAATCATAGCCCCGGCCCTGCCCACCACCACCCtccctgccctgctctgctcccTCG GTGTGACTCCTGTGGATGGTTCTCCTGGCAAGGCCTACACTGACTGCTATCCTGTGCTCCTGGATGGTGCCATGGTGGGTTGGGTAGAGACTGAGCTGGCCCCCTTCCTCGCAGACTCCCTCCGCAGGTTCAAG GTGTTGAAGGAGAAGAAGATCCCTCCCTGGACTGAGATAGTTCTGGTTCCCCAGACCAGCAAGGCCAGCATGTACCCAGGCCTGTACCTCTTCACCACCCCCTGCCGCATGGTGCGGCCTGTCCGCAACCTGGCCCTGGGCCAGCAGGAACTGATCGGCACCTTTGAACAG CTCTACATCAACGTGGGCATCAGTGAGGATGAGATCGAGCCGGGTGTGACCACCCACCAGGAGCTCTTCCTCCACAGCATGCTGAGCGTGGTGGCTAACTTCATCCCTTACTCGGACCACAACCAGAGTCCCAGGAACATGTACCAGTGCCAGATGG GTAAACAGACAATGGGCTTCCCCCTCCACTCGTTCCAGGACCGCTCGGACAACAAGCTGTACCGCCTTCAGACGCCTCAGAGCCCTCTGGTCAGGCCTGTCATGTACGACCACTACAACATGGACAACTACCCCATCGGCACCAACGCCATTGTCGCTGTGATCTCCTACACTGGCTACGACATGGAGGACGCCATG ATCCTGAACAAGTCGTCATGGGAAAGGGGCTTTGGTCATGGCTGTGTTTACAAGACTGAGCTGGTAGACCTGGCAGAGAAGATGAAGGGCGAGGACAACCTGGTGTTTGGGGTCAAACCCGGTGACCCCAAGGTAATGGACAAACTGGACACTGATGGGCTGCCCTACATCGGCGCAGTGCTACAACATGGAGACCCCTTCTACAGCTACATCAACCTCAACACCGGGCAGAGCTTTGTCAACTTTTACAA GAGTCAAGAAAGCTGTGTAGTAGACAACATCAAGGTGTGCAGCAACGACGTTGGCTCGGGCCGCTTCAAGCGCGTCTGCATCACCGTGCGAGTGCCCCGTAACCCCACCATCGGGGACAAGTTCGCCAGCCGCCACGGGCAGAAGGGCATCCTGAGCCGCCTGTGGCCTGCCGAGGACATGCCCTTCACAGAGAGCGGCATGACCCCCGACATTCTGTTCAACCCTCACGGCTTCCCTTCCCGCATGACCATCGGCATGCTCATCGAGAGCATGGCTGGCAAGTCGGGCGCCCTCCACGGCCTGTGCCACGACGCCACTCCCTTCACTTTCTCCGAGGAGAACTCGGCACTGGAGCATTTTGGGGACATGTTGCGCGCTGCCGGCTACAACCACTACGGCACCGAGCGCCTCTACAGCGGCCTCAGCGGCCTGGAGCTAGAGGCGGACATCTTCATCGGCGTGGTCTACTACCAGAGGCTGCGTCACATGGTCTCCGACAAGTTCCAGGTGAGGACCACTGGCGCGCGGGACAAGGTGACCAACCAGCCGGTGGGCGGAAGGAACATCCAGGGGGGCATCCGCTTCGGGGAGATGGAGCGCGACGCCCTGCTGGCCCACGGGACCTCCTTCCTGCTCCACGACCGCCTCTTCAACTGCTCTGACCGCTCTGTGGCAcaggtgtgtgtggactgtggtaGCCTACTGTCCCCTCTACTGGAGAAACCACCACCCTACTGGTCGGCCACACGCCACCGCAAGACTGTCTGCCTCCTCTGCGGCAAGAGTGACTCCATCGATACGGTGTCTGTGCCATACGTCTTCCGCTACTTTGTTGCCGAGCTGGCGGCGATGAACATCAAAATCAAATTGGACGTgaagtga
- the LOC106576805 gene encoding tubulin--tyrosine ligase gives MNSPMYTFVARDDNSTIYAEVSKILVATGQWKRLKKDNPRFNLMLGERNRLPFGRLGHEPGLMQLVNYYRGADKLCRKASLVKLIKTSPELPDPGNWLPESYIIYPTNLNTPIAPAKNGISHLKSNPKTDEREVFLASYHSRKESGEGTVWIAKSSAGAKGAGILISHDANQLLEFIDNQGQVHVIQKYLERPLLLQPGNRKFDIRSWVLVDHQYNIYLYREGVLRTASEPYDSSNFQDVTSHLTNHCIQKELSQNYGRYEEGNEMFFDEFRQYLLSTHNIVLETNILPQIKQIIRSCLTCIEPAISTKHLSYQSFQLFGFDFMVDESFKVWLIEINGAPACAQKLYPELCQGIVDVAISSVFTLNNDSEPRSSSSSPAPYSSSPSFSTLTSSSCSSPKLRGPLHVGPFTRL, from the exons ATGAATTCACCCATGTATACATTTGTCGCACGAGACGACAACAGTACTATTTATGCTGAAGTTTCCAAAATTCTCGTCGCTACTGGACAATGGAAGAGACTGAAAAAGGATAATCCCCGATTCAATTTGATGTTGGGCGAACGGAACAGACTGCCATTTGGACGGCTTG GTCATGAGCCTGGACTGATGCAACTGGTGAATTATTACAGAGGAGCAGACAAGTTGTGCCGCAAAGCATCTTTAGTCAA GTTAATCAAGACTAGCCCGGAGCTTCCAGATCCCGGCAACTGGTTGCCTGAATCGTACATCATCTATCCTACTAACCTCAACACTCCCATTGCGCCTGCAAAGAATGGCATAAGCCACCTGAAAAGTAACCCCAAGACGGATGAAAGAGAAGTTTTCCTGGCCTCTTATCACTCAAGGAAGGAAAGCGGAGAGGGAACAGTGTGGATCGCCAAGTCATCTGCTGGAGCAAAAG GTGCTGGAATTTTGATATCCCACGATGCAAATCAATTGCTGGAGTTCATTGATAATCAAGGGCAGGTTCATGTCATTCAGAAGTACCTAGAAAGACCACTACTGTTGCAACCTGGAAACCGTAAATTTGACATCAG GAGCTGGGTGCTCGTGGACCATCAGTACAACATCTACCTTTACCGGGAGGGTGTGCTGCGGACGGCCTCGGAGCCCTACGACAGCTCCAACTTCCAGGACGTGACCAGCCACCTGACCAACCACTGCATCCAGAAAGAGCTCTCACAGAACTATGGCCGCTACGAGGAGGGCAACGAGATGTTCTTCGACGAGTTCCGTCAGTACCTGCTGAGCACCCACAACATAGTGCTGGAGACCAACATTTTACCTCAGATAAAGCAGATTATAAG GAGCTGTCTGACATGCATTGAGCCAGCCATCAGCACTAAGCACCTGTCCTATCAGAGCTTCCAGCTCTTCGGCTTTGACTTCATGGTGGACGAGAGCTTCAAGGTGTGGCTGATAGAGATCAATGGAGCTCCGGCCTGCGCACA GAAACTCTACCCGGAGCTATGCCAAGGTATCGTGGACGTAGCCATCTCCAGTGTCTTCACACTGAACAACGATTCCGAACCACGatcatcttcctcctcccctgCTCCCTACTCTTCCTCCCCCTCATTTTCTACTCTCACCtcatcctcctgttcctctccgaAACTGAGAGGACCTCTCCACGTGGGCCCATTCACCCGATTGTAA